From the genome of Mycetocola spongiae, one region includes:
- a CDS encoding DUF2871 domain-containing protein: MKKLYIAALCYLIAGLGAGVFYREFTKLNDFHGDTQLSVAHTHLLALGMLVFLIALALDRVFDLSGEDLFNSFFWLYNAGLIIAVGMMFTHGIMQVYGVPDSAAISGIAGLGHIILSLGLVLFFVVLGRRVGDLAEERSATAEDTPAQP, from the coding sequence ATGAAAAAACTGTATATTGCCGCACTGTGCTATCTGATCGCCGGGCTCGGGGCGGGGGTGTTTTATCGCGAGTTCACGAAGCTGAATGATTTTCACGGCGATACCCAGCTCTCGGTGGCCCATACCCACCTCCTGGCCCTGGGAATGCTGGTATTTCTGATTGCACTCGCACTGGATCGGGTTTTTGACCTCTCCGGCGAGGACCTGTTTAACTCGTTTTTCTGGCTGTATAACGCTGGGCTGATCATCGCCGTGGGAATGATGTTCACACACGGCATCATGCAGGTCTACGGCGTCCCCGATTCCGCGGCGATCTCCGGAATTGCCGGGCTGGGTCACATCATTCTCTCGCTTGGCCTGGTGCTGTTTTTTGTGGTCCTCGGGCGCCGCGTGGGCGATCTGGCGGAGGAGCGCTCCGCGACGGCCGAGGATACGCCGGCGCAGCCCTAG